In Microbulbifer celer, a single window of DNA contains:
- a CDS encoding universal stress protein, with protein sequence MKNFHNILYVSHATGDETAGLLQALAIARNNSAAIKVLVVCPEMPEGFEEFNQACTGALETRVRECVAVVREQLNLTEEQLNVDVEVDCGSRPAERVIKRVLSESCDLVIKNVEGHTHDIGFKAMDMELLRKCPCPVWLCRPISRSHSEIDVAVAVDPECAEESARDLAVQLLCWARELADTCSGELHVISCWDYDVDTYLRHNFPISASDEELDRATEAASAKHRAKLDALIQASGIGGKLDIHHEIASPDRFIPMLIDEKKYNILVMGTVGRTGIPGFIMGNTAENILQKVSCSLLALKPGDFISPIKS encoded by the coding sequence ATGAAGAATTTTCATAACATTCTGTATGTCAGCCACGCCACCGGAGACGAGACGGCGGGGCTGCTGCAGGCGCTCGCTATCGCGCGCAACAACAGTGCGGCAATAAAAGTCCTGGTGGTTTGTCCAGAGATGCCTGAGGGGTTTGAAGAGTTTAACCAAGCCTGTACAGGAGCGCTGGAAACACGAGTTCGGGAGTGTGTCGCTGTGGTGCGTGAACAGCTCAATCTCACGGAGGAGCAGCTGAATGTGGACGTGGAAGTGGACTGCGGCAGTCGGCCGGCGGAGCGGGTCATCAAAAGAGTGTTGAGCGAGAGTTGCGACCTGGTAATCAAAAATGTTGAGGGGCACACCCATGACATAGGATTCAAGGCCATGGATATGGAGCTTCTGCGCAAATGTCCCTGCCCGGTTTGGCTGTGCCGGCCGATATCCAGATCTCATAGTGAAATTGACGTGGCGGTGGCTGTAGATCCCGAGTGCGCGGAAGAGAGTGCCCGTGACCTGGCGGTCCAGCTGTTGTGCTGGGCCCGCGAGCTCGCAGATACCTGCAGCGGTGAATTACATGTGATCTCCTGTTGGGACTACGATGTGGACACGTACCTGAGGCATAACTTCCCCATCAGTGCCTCAGACGAAGAACTGGACAGGGCCACCGAAGCCGCTTCTGCAAAGCATCGCGCCAAGCTGGATGCTTTGATCCAGGCTTCCGGTATCGGCGGTAAGTTGGATATCCACCATGAAATCGCAAGTCCGGATCGCTTTATTCCAATGCTGATCGATGAAAAGAAATACAACATTCTGGTGATGGGCACAGTGGGTCGCACGGGGATTCCCGGCTTTATCATGGGCAACACGGCAGAGAACATCCTGCAGAAAGTCAGCTGCTCTCTACTGGCCCTGAAACCCGGTGACTTCATTTCTCCGATCAAAAGCTGA
- a CDS encoding acetolactate synthase large subunit, translated as MKASDLFVRALEAEGVEYVFAIPGEENLDLLESLRGSKIQLVVTRHEQAAGFMASTYGRLTGKSGVCLSTLGPGATNLVTAAAYAQLGAMPMVMVTGQKPIKSSKQGQFQIIDIVDMMQPLTKFTRTIVSGDNVPAHVREAFRQAQEERPGATHLELPEDIARERSSMPVLEPSYTRRPIAEEKAIRQAAEAITGARKPLLLIGAGGNRKLTAKMLREFVEKLGIPAVTTQMGKGVIDESGPHFIGNTALSDHDFVHRAIDQADLIINVGHDVVEKPPFFMRPGGAEVVHINFSSAQVDPVYFPQIEVVGDIANSLWQLKERLEPQKHWSFTDAHRIRDALQQHIRDGCVDDSFPIRPQRLVKEIRDVMPKDGILALDNGMYKIWFARNYPAHSPNSVLLDNALATMGAGLPSAMAAKLVFPERQVLAICGDGGFMMNSQELETAVRLKQDLIILLVRDDGYGMIKWKQKQMDFDDFGLEFGNPDFVAYAESYGASGHRVEATAELKPLIEKCSKEGGVHLIDVRVDYSDNDRILNREIRELSDKL; from the coding sequence ATGAAAGCATCGGATTTGTTTGTGCGTGCCCTGGAAGCGGAAGGCGTCGAGTACGTTTTCGCCATTCCCGGGGAGGAAAACCTGGATCTGCTTGAATCCCTGCGCGGCTCCAAGATCCAGCTGGTGGTTACCCGCCACGAGCAGGCAGCGGGGTTTATGGCCTCAACCTATGGCCGACTCACCGGGAAGTCCGGTGTGTGCCTGTCGACCCTTGGGCCCGGTGCCACCAATCTGGTAACGGCTGCTGCCTACGCGCAGCTGGGTGCCATGCCGATGGTGATGGTCACCGGGCAGAAGCCCATCAAAAGCTCCAAGCAGGGGCAATTCCAGATTATCGATATCGTCGACATGATGCAGCCGCTGACCAAGTTCACGCGCACCATCGTCAGTGGCGACAACGTGCCGGCCCATGTGCGTGAGGCTTTCCGGCAGGCGCAGGAAGAACGCCCTGGCGCCACCCATCTCGAGCTCCCGGAAGATATTGCACGCGAGCGTTCCAGCATGCCGGTACTGGAACCCAGCTACACCCGTCGCCCGATTGCGGAAGAGAAGGCGATCCGACAGGCGGCAGAAGCCATTACTGGCGCACGCAAGCCACTATTGCTGATCGGCGCCGGCGGCAACCGCAAGCTGACCGCCAAAATGCTGCGAGAATTTGTTGAAAAGCTGGGCATTCCAGCGGTTACCACACAGATGGGGAAGGGCGTGATCGACGAATCCGGCCCGCATTTTATTGGCAATACCGCACTGTCCGATCACGACTTTGTCCACCGCGCCATCGATCAGGCGGACCTCATTATCAACGTCGGCCACGATGTCGTGGAAAAGCCTCCGTTCTTCATGCGCCCCGGTGGCGCCGAAGTGGTACATATCAACTTTAGTTCTGCCCAGGTAGATCCGGTCTATTTTCCGCAGATTGAAGTGGTAGGGGACATTGCCAACAGCCTGTGGCAACTGAAAGAGCGGCTGGAACCGCAGAAACACTGGAGCTTCACCGATGCGCACCGTATCCGCGATGCACTGCAGCAGCATATCCGTGATGGCTGCGTCGATGACAGCTTCCCGATCCGTCCGCAGCGGCTGGTCAAGGAAATCCGGGATGTAATGCCAAAAGACGGTATCCTCGCCCTCGACAACGGCATGTACAAAATCTGGTTTGCGCGCAACTATCCCGCGCACTCCCCAAACTCCGTATTGCTCGACAATGCGCTCGCCACCATGGGCGCTGGGCTACCATCAGCTATGGCAGCCAAGCTGGTATTCCCCGAGCGCCAGGTGCTCGCCATCTGTGGTGACGGCGGTTTCATGATGAACTCGCAAGAGCTGGAAACCGCGGTGCGCCTGAAGCAGGATCTGATCATACTGCTGGTGCGGGACGACGGCTACGGCATGATCAAATGGAAACAGAAGCAGATGGACTTCGACGATTTTGGACTGGAGTTCGGTAATCCGGACTTTGTTGCCTATGCGGAATCCTACGGTGCAAGTGGCCACCGCGTTGAAGCCACCGCCGAACTGAAGCCCCTGATTGAGAAATGCAGTAAAGAGGGTGGGGTGCATCTGATTGATGTGCGTGTGGATTACTCCGATAACGATCGAATTTTGAATCGAGAGATTCGCGAGTTATCAGACAAGCTTTAG
- a CDS encoding aminotransferase-like domain-containing protein: MTGEFRYQQLEAWLLQGLREQRWRQGERLPSIRTLCREHGVSKATVQHALQRLEAQGLVEARPKAGHFVAPQPAAVAQPVARARIEAPRPVTVSDLLLDIMSRSAAFDLLPDLHTGELPPGVVALNRSIGRALRRQDGESFQYYDEPAGDRGLREQLSLHLARRGWRADPERLCVTSGCQNALFLALMACCERGDVVAVESPGFYGVMQLIQQLDLQVVEVPTSNDKGMDIDALEEVLQRWKVRACVVSPAFATPGGTLMPDSARKRLLALAEVHDLAVIEDDIYADTSLGPVPDPLKALDTDNRVILCSSFSKCLSRDLRLGWVSGARWHGRILHLKLVTQLASSRFVQQGVAEFMADGGFAAHLRRQRTELRERRDRLIALLQAWPAGVRASVPQGGLAVWVELPGAVDTLAVYPEALEQGVVITPGPLFSASGQFKNCLRISFAHPWNGARIAALDLLPQLLLQR, translated from the coding sequence GTGACTGGGGAATTCCGCTACCAGCAGCTGGAGGCCTGGCTGTTACAAGGCCTCAGGGAGCAACGATGGCGCCAGGGGGAGCGGCTGCCATCTATCCGGACCCTGTGCCGGGAGCACGGGGTATCCAAGGCGACGGTACAGCACGCGCTGCAGAGGCTGGAGGCCCAGGGGCTGGTGGAGGCGCGCCCCAAGGCGGGTCATTTTGTCGCGCCGCAGCCGGCGGCAGTCGCGCAACCGGTCGCTCGGGCGCGGATTGAGGCTCCCAGACCGGTTACCGTCAGCGATCTGTTGCTGGATATCATGAGCAGAAGCGCCGCCTTCGACCTGCTTCCCGACCTGCATACTGGTGAACTCCCGCCCGGCGTCGTCGCGCTGAACCGTTCGATCGGGCGGGCGCTCAGGCGTCAGGACGGAGAGAGCTTTCAGTATTACGACGAGCCCGCCGGCGATCGCGGCTTGCGCGAGCAGCTGTCGCTGCACCTGGCCCGGCGTGGCTGGAGGGCCGATCCAGAACGGCTGTGTGTCACATCGGGCTGCCAGAATGCGCTGTTTCTGGCATTGATGGCGTGTTGCGAGCGCGGTGATGTAGTCGCTGTCGAATCGCCGGGTTTCTATGGCGTCATGCAGTTAATCCAACAGCTCGACCTGCAGGTGGTCGAGGTGCCCACGTCCAATGACAAGGGCATGGATATTGACGCGCTGGAGGAGGTGCTGCAGCGGTGGAAGGTGAGGGCCTGTGTTGTGTCTCCGGCATTCGCAACGCCCGGTGGCACCTTGATGCCGGATTCCGCGAGAAAGCGTCTGTTGGCTCTGGCCGAGGTGCACGACCTGGCCGTGATTGAGGACGATATCTATGCCGATACATCGCTCGGCCCGGTACCCGACCCACTCAAGGCACTGGATACCGACAATCGGGTGATACTCTGCAGCTCCTTCTCCAAGTGCCTATCCCGCGACCTGAGGCTGGGGTGGGTTTCCGGAGCGCGCTGGCATGGGCGTATCCTGCACCTCAAGCTGGTGACCCAGCTGGCCAGTAGTCGCTTTGTGCAGCAAGGGGTGGCTGAGTTTATGGCGGACGGCGGTTTCGCTGCACACTTGCGCCGTCAGCGCACCGAGTTGCGGGAACGGCGCGATCGCCTGATTGCGCTACTGCAGGCCTGGCCCGCCGGTGTCCGGGCGAGTGTGCCGCAGGGCGGGCTGGCTGTCTGGGTCGAGCTGCCGGGTGCAGTGGACACCCTGGCGGTTTATCCAGAGGCACTGGAACAGGGGGTGGTGATTACACCCGGCCCCCTGTTTTCCGCGTCGGGCCAGTTTAAAAATTGCCTGCGTATCAGCTTTGCTCACCCGTGGAACGGTGCGCGTATAGCGGCACTTGATCTATTGCCGCAGCTCCTGCTCCAGCGCTGA
- the ccoG gene encoding cytochrome c oxidase accessory protein CcoG gives MEKIPVVQDFTPPFNHDKKLHVRLTKGRFQNLRRLISWPLIALFFGLVWVQFDGQPWLLFSFEQRRIFLFGNALSWRDLSLLAGLLIAGASLLFFLAVAWGRVWCGFACPQSIWTWLFIRIEDVIEGNAVKRTKQDGQPLRGLRLLRRIAKHLLWILFALVTATTFTGYFIPIREIVADSLQLELSVAVAGWLAIMAGLTYANAGLVREKICLHACPYSRFQGVMFDNDTRTVSYDIQRGEPRANRRKGIANSGDCVDCALCVQVCPVGIDIRDGLQAACIDCGACIDACDSVMEKVERPKGLIRFASETELQGTKARTFRPRLTGYGAVTAIAFIAVIYGFTGTTDLLVEIRRDRSATYRQVNQDTVCNVYQLKVEGFNEKIRFIDVSISGLDHYKMRGPQKIDLAIDSATWIPYRVCAPNPDLAKTDLTFSFQGGSISTAKKTTFLAPGNHP, from the coding sequence ATGGAAAAAATCCCAGTAGTACAGGATTTCACGCCTCCGTTTAATCATGACAAAAAGCTTCACGTTCGGCTCACGAAAGGGCGCTTTCAGAATCTGCGGCGACTGATCAGTTGGCCCCTCATTGCGCTGTTTTTCGGGTTGGTGTGGGTGCAGTTTGACGGTCAACCCTGGCTGCTGTTCTCATTTGAGCAGCGCCGTATATTTCTGTTTGGCAACGCCCTCTCCTGGCGCGATCTCTCCCTGCTTGCCGGGCTCCTGATCGCCGGAGCTTCATTACTGTTCTTTCTCGCTGTCGCCTGGGGACGTGTTTGGTGTGGCTTTGCCTGCCCCCAAAGTATCTGGACTTGGCTGTTTATCCGGATTGAGGATGTGATCGAAGGTAACGCGGTCAAGAGGACAAAGCAGGATGGTCAGCCTCTCAGGGGGCTACGGCTGCTGCGCAGGATCGCCAAACATCTCCTGTGGATTCTGTTTGCACTGGTGACGGCGACCACATTTACAGGTTACTTCATTCCCATTCGAGAAATTGTAGCGGACAGTTTGCAACTGGAATTATCAGTGGCTGTTGCCGGCTGGCTGGCGATTATGGCCGGCCTGACCTATGCCAATGCGGGCCTGGTTCGGGAGAAGATCTGCCTGCACGCCTGTCCCTATTCGCGCTTCCAGGGGGTCATGTTCGACAATGATACACGGACAGTCAGCTACGATATCCAGCGCGGAGAGCCACGAGCAAACCGAAGGAAGGGAATCGCTAACAGTGGCGATTGTGTCGACTGCGCCCTGTGCGTTCAGGTCTGCCCAGTTGGCATCGACATTCGCGATGGTTTGCAAGCCGCCTGTATTGATTGCGGGGCATGCATCGATGCCTGTGACAGCGTGATGGAAAAAGTGGAGAGACCAAAAGGGTTAATTCGCTTCGCGTCTGAAACAGAGCTTCAGGGCACCAAGGCTCGCACTTTTCGCCCACGCCTGACTGGCTATGGCGCAGTCACGGCAATCGCCTTCATTGCCGTTATTTACGGTTTTACTGGAACCACAGATCTGCTGGTCGAGATCAGGCGTGACCGCAGTGCGACCTACAGGCAGGTGAATCAGGATACCGTCTGTAACGTTTACCAGCTCAAGGTCGAGGGGTTCAATGAAAAAATACGTTTCATCGATGTCTCAATCTCGGGCCTCGACCATTATAAGATGCGCGGCCCCCAAAAAATTGACTTGGCAATCGATAGCGCAACCTGGATACCTTATCGAGTATGCGCACCCAACCCGGATCTCGCCAAAACGGATTTGACCTTCAGTTTTCAAGGGGGATCGATCTCGACCGCAAAGAAAACCACATTCCTCGCCCCGGGTAACCACCCTTAA
- a CDS encoding acyl-CoA thioesterase produces MEDCREHQLSMSILMTPDMANFTGKIHGGDLLSYLDKVAYSCASRYAGCYVVTLSVDRVVFRQAINVGELVTFLASVNYTGNTSLEVGIKVITEDIRTRVVRHTNSCYFTMVALDDDGKPSPVPPLKPKTVVEKQRFEAAMLRRKLLHEQEAAHDAIKLKVRGENAVSD; encoded by the coding sequence ATGGAAGACTGTCGCGAACACCAGCTCAGTATGAGCATCCTGATGACGCCGGACATGGCGAACTTTACTGGCAAAATTCATGGCGGCGATTTGCTGTCTTATCTCGACAAAGTGGCCTATTCCTGCGCCAGTCGCTATGCGGGCTGCTATGTGGTGACGCTGTCGGTGGATCGGGTGGTATTTCGCCAGGCCATCAATGTCGGTGAACTGGTGACCTTTCTGGCATCGGTCAACTACACCGGCAACACGTCGCTGGAGGTTGGGATCAAGGTCATCACCGAAGACATTCGAACCCGCGTCGTGCGTCACACCAATAGCTGCTATTTCACCATGGTCGCTCTGGATGACGACGGTAAGCCCTCGCCAGTACCGCCGCTGAAGCCAAAGACGGTGGTGGAGAAACAGCGCTTCGAGGCTGCCATGTTGCGCCGCAAGTTACTGCACGAGCAGGAAGCCGCGCACGATGCGATCAAGCTGAAAGTGCGCGGCGAGAATGCAGTGTCTGACTAA
- a CDS encoding DNA-binding protein, with product MARTGVGYIDIVNAAEALKERGEEPTVDRVRTELGTGSKSTIAPLLKRWRAEAEGANVDTGGLPRELVDALKSLYESVQAQSAQEIQQAREECEEAVGNLERELAQVKSTLSERTQSLENVEQKLQASTEEGEELQRQLNQVRSALEKSEYQREEGSARIVELKAAVSELKAENRDVREHFEHYQQRTAEDRQQERDQARLAAEQARSQMANLSDQLALTNRKLTESEAQLELERQRIRELDGERQHWQERDSAHKSEIKALKGRQADLQRQLEEKTTELASAQDKVSALQMSHASAMREAELREAAASKLEAELHAARERLESIQDENRLILQEKAVLQGQFTQLERSLNTAEAD from the coding sequence ATGGCGCGCACCGGAGTTGGGTATATTGATATCGTTAACGCGGCAGAAGCACTTAAGGAGCGTGGAGAAGAGCCCACGGTCGACAGGGTTCGTACGGAGCTGGGTACCGGGAGTAAAAGTACGATTGCACCGCTATTAAAACGCTGGCGCGCAGAAGCCGAAGGTGCCAACGTGGACACGGGTGGACTACCCCGAGAATTGGTGGATGCGCTCAAGTCGCTGTATGAGAGCGTACAGGCGCAGTCGGCGCAGGAAATTCAGCAGGCGCGCGAGGAGTGCGAGGAGGCAGTGGGCAACCTGGAGCGCGAGCTTGCTCAGGTAAAAAGTACGCTGTCCGAGCGAACCCAGTCCCTTGAAAATGTGGAGCAGAAGTTGCAGGCATCCACAGAGGAGGGAGAAGAATTACAACGACAACTGAATCAGGTGCGCTCCGCGCTGGAGAAAAGCGAGTACCAGCGAGAGGAGGGGAGTGCCCGCATCGTTGAACTCAAGGCTGCCGTGAGCGAGCTTAAGGCCGAAAACCGGGATGTTCGCGAGCATTTCGAGCACTACCAGCAGCGGACTGCCGAAGACAGGCAGCAGGAGCGGGATCAGGCGCGACTGGCCGCCGAGCAGGCGCGCAGCCAAATGGCCAACCTGAGTGACCAACTTGCTCTGACCAATCGCAAACTGACAGAGAGTGAAGCGCAACTGGAGCTCGAACGGCAACGTATCCGCGAGCTCGATGGCGAGCGACAACACTGGCAAGAGCGGGATTCGGCCCACAAATCAGAGATAAAGGCGCTAAAGGGCAGACAAGCAGACTTGCAGCGCCAGCTTGAAGAGAAAACCACTGAGCTCGCCAGTGCGCAAGACAAAGTCTCTGCGCTGCAAATGAGCCACGCATCCGCAATGCGCGAGGCCGAATTACGCGAGGCGGCGGCGAGTAAGCTGGAGGCGGAGCTGCACGCTGCACGAGAAAGGCTGGAGTCCATACAGGATGAAAACCGGCTGATCCTGCAGGAAAAGGCGGTATTGCAGGGGCAATTTACGCAACTGGAGCGCTCGCTGAACACTGCTGAGGCCGACTAG
- a CDS encoding site-specific integrase → MDKNNVTQNPTQQTPVNQVAATTSTSPVQRETELQTYLQAATSGNTRKAYRSAIRQFEKWGGRLPCDSRVIVRYLLDQAERVNPRTLALHLTAIGQWHRYQQIANPVLEPVVQKTMQGIRRTHGTAKRKAKALRLEHIASMTSYLRQQPESLQTLRNLAILLMGYFGAFRRSELVAIQVSDLTWDEDGLLVRLPRSKTDQEGFGLTRALPYGDRRVCPCTALKAWLDAADITEGPIFRAINRWGQVQPNPLSAASVNTLLKQLGNACNFDFVADLSSHSFRRGLSTSAAREKVDFELIKKQGGWKSDATVWEYIEEGQQLTENAANVLMEKMAGLL, encoded by the coding sequence ATGGACAAAAATAACGTCACACAAAATCCAACACAGCAAACCCCGGTAAATCAGGTAGCTGCCACCACCAGCACCTCTCCCGTGCAGCGGGAAACGGAACTGCAGACATACCTGCAGGCCGCAACATCCGGTAACACGCGCAAGGCCTACCGTTCGGCGATTCGCCAGTTCGAAAAATGGGGAGGTCGGCTGCCTTGTGATAGCCGGGTTATCGTGCGCTACCTGCTCGACCAGGCAGAAAGAGTGAACCCGCGCACGCTGGCCCTGCATTTGACGGCAATCGGCCAGTGGCATCGATATCAGCAGATTGCCAACCCGGTCCTGGAGCCGGTGGTACAAAAAACAATGCAAGGGATTCGCCGCACCCACGGAACGGCAAAGAGAAAGGCCAAGGCTTTGCGTCTTGAGCACATCGCCAGCATGACAAGCTATTTGAGACAACAGCCGGAAAGCCTTCAGACGTTGCGCAACCTGGCGATACTGCTCATGGGTTATTTTGGCGCCTTCCGGCGCAGCGAGCTGGTGGCCATTCAGGTCTCTGACCTCACCTGGGATGAAGACGGCCTGCTGGTACGCCTCCCGCGCTCAAAAACTGACCAGGAAGGCTTTGGTCTCACTCGCGCCCTCCCCTACGGCGACCGCCGTGTTTGTCCTTGCACCGCCCTGAAAGCCTGGCTGGACGCTGCCGACATCACCGAAGGCCCGATATTTCGCGCGATAAACCGCTGGGGTCAGGTGCAACCCAACCCGCTATCGGCAGCGTCAGTCAATACACTGCTGAAGCAGCTTGGTAACGCTTGCAACTTTGATTTTGTGGCGGACCTCAGTAGCCACAGCTTTCGTCGCGGCCTGTCGACGTCTGCCGCACGAGAAAAGGTCGACTTTGAGCTGATCAAGAAACAAGGCGGCTGGAAGAGTGACGCCACGGTGTGGGAGTACATCGAAGAGGGACAACAACTGACTGAGAATGCCGCCAATGTACTGATGGAGAAGATGGCGGGGCTTCTGTGA
- a CDS encoding mechanosensitive ion channel family protein has translation MPTELLQELSQHKLAQSLLLVASILLVRYLLTTLFRKSGWQRQDIRRRVHAVHNFSNLLMVVGLFVIWVSELRDFALSIAAFSVAIVIALRDVVGCLVGGIYQASMRSFTVGDWVKIGEEFGEVIDNNWLSTTLLEIDPHGLGNGYTGTTLYVPNSAFFTKPVKNLNFMRRYIEHSFSIVRENKGQNPFAAKSHITERVLEHCDSFRDVAERYCKLIENRMGVELAGTEPKIAVTTNELGHDVLTVTLFCPREEATDIEQKVTEDYYRFWYGKPEDAVRTEQL, from the coding sequence ATGCCCACTGAGTTGCTTCAAGAACTGTCACAACACAAGCTCGCTCAAAGCCTGCTGCTGGTAGCCAGCATCCTGCTGGTCCGCTATTTGCTGACCACTTTGTTCCGCAAGTCAGGCTGGCAGCGGCAGGATATTCGCCGCCGGGTGCACGCAGTACACAACTTCAGCAACCTGTTGATGGTGGTGGGGTTGTTTGTCATCTGGGTTTCCGAGTTGCGGGACTTCGCGCTCTCCATCGCCGCATTTTCTGTGGCCATTGTGATTGCCTTGCGCGATGTCGTGGGCTGCCTGGTAGGCGGTATCTATCAGGCGAGCATGCGCTCCTTTACGGTGGGCGACTGGGTCAAAATTGGCGAAGAGTTTGGCGAGGTCATCGACAACAACTGGCTCAGCACGACCCTGCTGGAAATCGACCCCCATGGACTTGGCAACGGCTATACCGGAACAACGCTGTACGTTCCCAATAGCGCGTTCTTCACCAAGCCGGTAAAAAACCTGAACTTTATGCGCCGCTATATCGAGCACAGCTTTTCCATTGTGCGAGAAAACAAAGGTCAGAACCCGTTTGCGGCCAAATCCCATATCACTGAGCGCGTACTGGAACACTGCGACTCATTCAGGGATGTGGCAGAGCGGTACTGCAAATTGATTGAGAATCGCATGGGGGTTGAGCTGGCAGGTACCGAACCCAAAATCGCCGTCACCACCAACGAGTTGGGGCACGATGTCCTCACCGTTACGTTGTTCTGTCCCAGGGAAGAGGCTACCGACATCGAGCAGAAAGTCACTGAGGACTACTATCGCTTCTGGTATGGAAAGCCCGAGGATGCAGTGCGTACAGAGCAACTCTGA
- the modA gene encoding molybdate ABC transporter substrate-binding protein, translating into MTVSVVLDTPGVSAGRKYARHFLATLLTMSGFSIAISVSAEELMIAVASNFTAPMREIAQSFEDQSTHKVHLAFGSSGKLYAQINHGAPFQAFFSADQEKPFRLVEEGLADAKSRFTYAQGKLVLWSRKPGFVDNQGKVLAGDDYNKLAIANPKLAPYGAAAVQVLESLNLVQTSRARWVQGENIAQTYQFVATGNADLGLVAQSQITRDGQTSRGSAWLVPEDLYAPVRQDAVQLTNSPAMDAFWQYMKGPEAQAIIRRFGYDVSTHRATIEPE; encoded by the coding sequence ATGACTGTTAGCGTGGTTTTAGATACACCTGGAGTCAGTGCTGGAAGGAAGTATGCACGTCATTTCTTAGCGACGCTACTGACAATGAGCGGCTTTTCCATCGCGATATCTGTATCTGCCGAAGAGCTGATGATTGCTGTCGCCTCCAACTTTACCGCGCCTATGCGTGAAATTGCGCAAAGTTTTGAAGATCAAAGTACGCACAAAGTGCACCTCGCTTTTGGCTCGTCGGGCAAACTCTATGCCCAGATCAACCACGGCGCCCCCTTCCAGGCTTTTTTTTCCGCAGACCAGGAAAAGCCCTTCCGTCTGGTTGAGGAAGGTCTTGCAGATGCAAAAAGCCGGTTTACTTATGCCCAGGGTAAACTGGTACTCTGGTCGCGAAAACCGGGGTTCGTGGATAATCAGGGCAAGGTGTTGGCAGGGGACGATTACAATAAACTCGCAATCGCCAACCCAAAACTTGCCCCCTACGGCGCAGCGGCGGTACAAGTGCTGGAAAGCCTGAATCTGGTGCAAACATCGCGCGCGCGCTGGGTCCAGGGCGAAAACATCGCGCAGACATACCAGTTTGTCGCCACAGGGAATGCGGACTTGGGCCTGGTGGCGCAGTCTCAGATTACCCGTGACGGTCAGACTTCAAGAGGGTCCGCCTGGTTGGTCCCGGAAGACCTTTACGCCCCGGTTCGACAGGACGCTGTTCAGCTGACAAACTCACCCGCAATGGATGCCTTCTGGCAGTATATGAAAGGCCCGGAAGCGCAGGCCATCATCCGGCGCTTTGGCTACGATGTCTCCACTCATCGAGCCACAATCGAGCCAGAATAA
- the modB gene encoding molybdate ABC transporter permease subunit, with protein sequence MLSSADLAAIWLTLRLATTVTLLLLLLGTPLALWLASTRSRLKGPVSALVALPLVLPPTVLGFYLLLFMGPSGPMGKLTEALGLGTLPFTFWGLVVASLLYSLPFVVQPIQNAIEAQGKRPAEVAATLSAGPWDRFWHVTLPLAKPGILTASVLGFAHTVGEFGVVLMIGGNIPGETRVASVQIYDHVEALEYTQAHWLSATMILFSFAVLLLLYRLQQRKSATGLRYGL encoded by the coding sequence ATTTTGAGTAGTGCCGACCTTGCCGCCATCTGGCTCACTCTGCGACTTGCCACAACGGTTACCCTGCTGCTTTTATTGTTGGGCACACCACTGGCTCTTTGGCTCGCCAGTACGCGCTCCAGACTCAAGGGACCCGTCAGTGCGCTGGTAGCGCTCCCCCTTGTCCTTCCTCCTACTGTACTCGGATTCTATTTGCTGCTTTTCATGGGACCTTCAGGACCAATGGGTAAACTGACTGAAGCATTGGGTCTTGGCACTCTGCCCTTTACTTTCTGGGGGTTGGTGGTTGCCTCGTTGCTTTACTCCCTGCCGTTTGTGGTCCAGCCAATTCAGAATGCTATTGAAGCCCAGGGTAAACGCCCAGCGGAGGTTGCTGCCACTTTAAGTGCAGGCCCATGGGATCGCTTCTGGCATGTGACCCTGCCACTGGCAAAGCCCGGCATTCTCACAGCATCAGTGCTGGGGTTTGCTCATACTGTGGGAGAGTTCGGGGTGGTTTTGATGATCGGCGGCAATATTCCCGGTGAAACACGGGTTGCCTCAGTACAAATCTACGACCATGTTGAAGCCCTGGAATATACCCAGGCCCACTGGTTATCGGCGACGATGATCCTGTTCTCTTTTGCCGTGTTATTGCTGCTGTATCGATTACAACAGCGCAAGTCTGCTACGGGGCTGCGCTATGGGCTATGA